One Aegilops tauschii subsp. strangulata cultivar AL8/78 chromosome 7, Aet v6.0, whole genome shotgun sequence genomic window carries:
- the LOC141026722 gene encoding uncharacterized protein: MGDFAVKFRVRSKVDGFNWALVAVYGAAQPELKLEFLADLVLICGSEQLPILVGGDFNIIRRREEKNNDNFDGRWSFMFNTIIEILDLREIELSGRKFTWANALPNPTYEKLDRVLASVEWEQKFPLVTVQALSRGISDHTPLFVDSEKKLKELLREEELKWALRAKVRRVVQGDANTQFFHLIANGKHRKKRIFQLEQDEGTILGQDNVKTYITEYYRQLFGPPEDSCVSLDESRTEDVPQLSAVDNDILVAPFSEKVVFDAIAQMKNNKAPGPDGFPVEFYKNNFDRKG; this comes from the exons ATGGGCGACTTCGCGGTTAAGTTTCGAGTCAGGTCTAAAGTAGATGGTTTCAACTGGGCTTTGGTGGCAGTTTATGGTGCCGCACAGCCCGAGCTTAAACTGGAGTTTCTGGCGGACCTTGTTCTAATCTGTGGGTCAGAGCAGCTCCCAATTTTAGTTGGGGGTGATTTCAATATCATTAGGAGGAGAGAGGAGAAAAACAATGATAACTTCGACGGCAGGTGGTCGTTTATGTTCAATACCATTATTGAAATCTTGGATCTGAGGGAGATTGAGCTTTCTGGTAGAAAGTTTACCTGGGCTAATGCTTTGCCAAACCCGACTTATGAAAAGCTTGATCGAGTTCTCGCGAGCGTGGAGTGGGAACAGAAGTTCCCTCTTGTAACGGTTCAAGCTCTCTCGCGGGGCATATCCGATCACACTCCCCTGTTCGTGGATTCTG AGAAGAAGTTGAAAGAACTTCTCCGTGAAGAAGAACTGAAGTGGGCGTTGCGGGCTAAGGTCCGCAGAGTGGTCCAAGGGGATGCGAATACTCAATTCTTCCACTTGATTGCTAATGGTAAGCACAGAAAGAAGAGGATTTTTCAACTTGAGCAAGATGAGGGAACTATTTTAGGACAGGACAACGTCAAAACCTATATAACTGAGTATTATAGGCAGTTGTTTGGACCGCCGGAGGACAGCTGTGTGTCCCTCGACGAGTCCAGGACTGAGGATGTGCCTCAACTGTCGGCTGTTGATAATGATATTCTGGTTGCCCCGTTCTCTGAGAAGGTGGTGTTTGATGCTATTGCACAGATGAAAAATAATAAGGCTCCTGGACCGGATGGTTTCCCGGTTGAGTTCTACAAAAA CAATTTtgataggaagggctaa